The following coding sequences lie in one Saccopteryx bilineata isolate mSacBil1 chromosome 5, mSacBil1_pri_phased_curated, whole genome shotgun sequence genomic window:
- the LOC136338222 gene encoding nuclear body protein SP140-like protein: protein MFSITQDKETIFHETSLNHFKENKVEIANAITKPFPFLESLRDRSFITEKIYKDSQEACRNLVPIGRVVYSILCELEKRFNRSLLQTLFSRAHLKEYPDLIQVHKSFENVIQDKYSPLESHKEEVYKLPSTQPSCEPGTEPFRYEHLTQSYAVGLMDTQKSVSSCYSKIREEGQQARPACDQEPERIVIGRESSAEGAPREAQRPAPHHGRGEEGGRRQPGAAERQAFESRAPVSSFVFL, encoded by the exons atGTTTTCAATAACCCAGGACAAGGAGACAATTTTCCACGAAACCTCCTTGAATCACTTCAAGGAAAATAAGGTGGAGATAGCGAACGCAATCACAAAGCCCTTTCCTTTCCTCGAGAGCCTCAGGGACCGCTCCTTCATCACGGAGAAAATCTATAAA GATTCTCAAGAAGCCTGTAGAAACTTGGTTCCAATAGGGAGAGTGGTGTACTCTATTCTCTGCGAACTTGAGAAGAGATTCAATAGGTCACTTCTACAAACCCTGTTCAGCAGGGCTCATCTGAAGGAGTATCCTGATTTAATTCAAGTTCATAAAAGCTTCGAAAATG tgatccaagacaaatATTCTCCCCTGGAAAGTCATAAAGAAGAGGTGTACAAACTGCCCAGCACTcagccaagctgtgaaccag GGACAGAGCCATTCCGATACGAACACCTAACGCAGTCTTATGCTGTGGGTCTGATGGATACGCAGAAGTCAGTTTCATCTTGTTACTCCAAAATACGTGAAGAAGGCCAGCAAGCCAGGCCAGCATGTGACCAAGAACCCGAAAGAATTG TGATCGGCAGAGAATCCAGTGCGGAGGGAGCACCTCGGGAAGCCCAGCGTCCGGCACCTCACCATGGGCGGGGCGAGGAGGGTGGGCGCCGCCAGCCCGGGGCTGCAGAGCGCCAGGCGTTTGAATCCAGAGCTCCTGTTTCTTCATTcgtttttctttga